The DNA segment TATGCTTTCCAAACCAAACGAAGAACATACTATATTTTTTATATCATATTCATCTTTATCTATAATATTTTTTATGGTATAGTATTGCTCAAAAAATACATATGGATTAAAAAAAGCATATTGTATATTTTTACCCGCATAATATTTATCTTCAAAATAAAACTGATTGCACCTAAAAACATCATAATTCTTTGGCAATTTTTCATATTCTATTTCTCTTAAACTAGGTCCGTTACCACATATCAATGCATTTTTTTCTTCCATAATTCCCCTATTATCTTAATTTGTGAAATTAAATTTTACCATATTTTTAAAGAAATAAAATACCGAAACAATATAACTATTACATTCAAATATATTGTAAGAATAAATTACAAAAATCAACTATTCTTTAAGAATAAAATTTTCATAAATTCTATATAAAATATCTTTCTCTAACATAGTAAAGTCTATTTTATCTTTCAATTTTATTTTATTTTTTTCTACAAATTCATCTAATAAAATAAGCTTTAGATTAGAAGGAATATTTCTATATTTTTTTATATATGGAAAATGATAATTATTTAATTCTGTAAAATATTTAATTTTATGCTTTGCTACTAATTCTTCATAGAATCTCATTTGTTTTTTATCAATAACATTGCTATGATGATAGCTATACCCCCAACTTCTTAAAATTTCTTTAAAATATATTTTTTTATTTTTTAAAAGCCAATGATCACTAGGTGCTTTTAACACATTATCATCTTTATCTTGACACACATAAAATTTATCATCTCTAAATACAAAATCTATCCTAGAATAACACACTATATGATAATCTTTTTTAGGTATATAAAAACTCTTATAAAGCTTCTTAGCATCATAAATATGATCTGTATCTATTTTGATAAGCCATTCTCCTTTAGGTATAAAAGAAAGAGCAAAATTATAATAACTATGTAATTTATTATCTTCACTTTGTGGATTTTCCATTTGAACTTCATAGGGATATTTTTTAGGAATAAATGAAGGATACTGCTTACAAAATTCTAAAATAATCTCTTCACTACCATCTGTACAATCATTATAAGCTATTATACCTCTTTGTATAGCAGGTAACATACTTTCTAATGAAGCTCTTAAAGTTATAGCTTCATTTTTTACTCTTATAAAAGCCCAAGGATTTAAAGGGGATTTATGATCTTTTGATTTTATATCAAAATCAAAATATCCTTTATGCCCCCCCCCATAAATATCTTTATTTTTTTGTATAAAATATTCATTTGAATGATTATTAATACTAGATACTATATTTGTTTCTATTAACAAATCTATTTTATTTAAGGGTATGGATTTATGTTTAAAATAAGTTCTTAGTTTTCTTTCTATATTTCTTAAAAAGTTAAATTGCATGAAATTTTCCTAGGTGTTATTTCTCATATTTCTATACTAATATTAAATTTTATTTTTCATTTGTCTTTTATGTTTATTAATATAAAATTAAATAAAAAGAAGTATATATGAATAATCCTTTAGTTTCTATTATTATCCCAATTTACAATGTTGCTCCTTATTTACAAGAATGCTTAGATAGTGTCATAAACCAAACCTATAGCAATTTAGATATTATTTTAATAGATGATGGAAGTAACGATAATAGTTTAAATATAGCTTTAGAATATCTAAGAAAAGATAAAAGAATGTTTTTAATTTCCAAGGAAAATGGTGGACTTAGTTCGGCTAGAAATATAGGAATAGAGTTTATAAAGAACACAAAGCTTCGAAATTTTTTTGAAAATCAAGATAAGGAAGACATTCTTTCATACACAACAATTAATATTTTTAGTAAAGATACAAAAATTATCACAAAGGACAACATAGAAGCCAATTTTGTTCAAATTGAAGAAAGATACATCAAGACAAATATAGAAAATATTAATGATTTTATAATTCAAGAATTACCAAATTCTATAATACATTTCTTGGATTCTGATGATTGTTTGTTAAAAGATTGTATAGAGCTTTGTATAGAAAAAATGTTAGAAAAGGAACTAGATATCTGCATACATAATTTTGAAAAATCCATAAAAGATAGAAAAAATAACTATTCATGTTTTAATCTAGAAATAATGGAAAATAAAGGCATTGATATGCTTATAAAAAACAAATTATATAATTTTGCCTTTGCTTGCTATGGTTGCTTTCAGAGTAAAATTCTAAATCAATACAATCTCCGTTTCACTCATGGAATTTATCATGAAGATCATGATTTTGGAACTATTTTATTTTGTTTAGCCAAAAAAACATTTTACATCGATAAAGTTTTAATGGTTTATAGGATAAGACAGGGATCAATTACTAATTTTGAAAACCAACAAATGCCTGAAAATTTACCAAAAAATTTAGAAATTTTAAAACCTTACTTTAGAAATTATAATGATTTAAGAGAATATTTTAGATCATATTGTTTTTGTATGATTGCTTTTAAAATTTATAAATTTTATATTAGCCCCAACTTATTAAATAATAAAGAAAAGTATTTTCTCAAAAAAAGTATAAAACGATATAATTATCTTTACTTAGAAAAATACTATCCGCAAGATTATTTGGGTTTTATTTTGTTACTAGATTCAATGGGTTATAAAAATTTAGATTTACTTAAATTTTTTGTAGAACTAAGGTTTATCTTAAGACATCCAACAAAAATAAAGACTTTTTTTAATAAATTTTCAACTGTCCAATTCTATTTTTACAATAATTTCACAAAATCATTAAGTAAATTAATACCCATTAAATCATTAAGAAGAAAATTAAGAAACCATATAAGTTATAAAATAGAGCACCCAAAGGTAGCAAATTATCTTACTATTAATTATATCAACCCTTTTTTAGAAAGAAAAATTTCTCATTTTATTTTTGAGAAAAAATATCACTTTAAAAATGATAAAATCATTTGGCAATTTTGGTATCAAGGTAAAGATCAAGCTTCACCTCTTATACAACAATGTTTTAAATCTATACAAAAATATATGGGGGGGGGTAATTACACCATCATTATTTTAGATAAAAATAACCTAGAAAATTATCTTGATTTTCCACCCTTTGTAAAAGAAAAATTAATCAATAATTTTTTTGGAGAAAAAACCATCACTTTCTTTTCAGATCTTTTAAGAGTATGTTTACTTTCTACTTACGGAGGAATATGGTGTGATGCTAATATATTTTTAAGCGATAAAATCCCACAAAATTTATGCGAAGAAGATTTTTTTGCCTTTGAAAGGGCACAAAACAAGCCAAGCAAAGAAGAGTTAAAACGTTTTATTAAAAGTGGATATTTTTCTTATGGATATTTTAATTGGAATGATGATTTTAAAGTCAAACTACTAAATAGCTTTATCATAGCCAAAGCTAACAATAAAAATATTCAAGCCTTAAAAGATATGCTTTTGTACTATTGGCACAATGAAAAAAATTGCAACAATTTTTATTATTTTACTTTCCAAATCATTTTTGAACTTCTTAAAAAACATGGCTATATAAACAAAACATATAAGAATATGAGCGATATACAATGCCATTTATTACAATTTTATGCGAAAGAAAAATTTGATCCTTGCTTATGGGAAGAAATTAAAAATCAAAGTTTCTTACATAAACTTACACATTTTAAAACCATAAAGAAAAACTCCATGATAGATGCAATTATCATGCAAAATAAAAATTAATTTTTAAATAAAATATTTTTTATCTTATGCCAAATTTTATCTATATCATAAGGAAGGGTAAAATTGATAAATGGCTTTATAAGCACTAATTGTTTTTTTAAATTTAAAGGATCTTTATCAAACTTATTTATCATCAATGCTTTTTTTGCATAAAAAGACAAAAATGCTTCTTTAATAGCATTTGCATTTTCATCATTTTTATCTTTAAAAAATTCTATTAACTTCAAAGCTGTTATTACCCTACTAGAAGCTTTTAAATACTTTTTAGCTTCTTTTGGATCTTGATTAAAATTTTCATATATATCATTAAAATAGTGTGTTATGTTTTCTTTACTGACTTTTTTATCATGATTTGATATGCTATTAGCTCTTAAACAACA comes from the Campylobacter insulaenigrae NCTC 12927 genome and includes:
- a CDS encoding beta-1,4-N-acetylgalactosaminyltransferase, translated to MQFNFLRNIERKLRTYFKHKSIPLNKIDLLIETNIVSSINNHSNEYFIQKNKDIYGGGHKGYFDFDIKSKDHKSPLNPWAFIRVKNEAITLRASLESMLPAIQRGIIAYNDCTDGSEEIILEFCKQYPSFIPKKYPYEVQMENPQSEDNKLHSYYNFALSFIPKGEWLIKIDTDHIYDAKKLYKSFYIPKKDYHIVCYSRIDFVFRDDKFYVCQDKDDNVLKAPSDHWLLKNKKIYFKEILRSWGYSYHHSNVIDKKQMRFYEELVAKHKIKYFTELNNYHFPYIKKYRNIPSNLKLILLDEFVEKNKIKLKDKIDFTMLEKDILYRIYENFILKE
- a CDS encoding capsular polysaccharide synthesis protein, with product MKTFFNKFSTVQFYFYNNFTKSLSKLIPIKSLRRKLRNHISYKIEHPKVANYLTINYINPFLERKISHFIFEKKYHFKNDKIIWQFWYQGKDQASPLIQQCFKSIQKYMGGGNYTIIILDKNNLENYLDFPPFVKEKLINNFFGEKTITFFSDLLRVCLLSTYGGIWCDANIFLSDKIPQNLCEEDFFAFERAQNKPSKEELKRFIKSGYFSYGYFNWNDDFKVKLLNSFIIAKANNKNIQALKDMLLYYWHNEKNCNNFYYFTFQIIFELLKKHGYINKTYKNMSDIQCHLLQFYAKEKFDPCLWEEIKNQSFLHKLTHFKTIKKNSMIDAIIMQNKN